The Sphingobacterium lactis sequence GCTTTCGGGCTAGGACTGGGTTCTGTTCGATATGTTGATGATGTGGCCAACAAAGTGATTTGAAATATCTTCGGTCGGTCAAAAGAGTTCCTATCCTTCCTTTTGCATGATGTAGTGTTACCTCCATGCTATTGCATCCGGGATACATACAAACAGGATTTTCAGATAGGAAACGAGCTTTAACTATTCTGTATTCTCGTTCTTGTTGGGTGAGCTTTTTTGACTTCTTTCGAATTGGAGCTTTTAACGGTTTCTTTTTCCAACTCTTTAACTTAGACTTCCAATAGCATTGCTGACAACGTTTAAGGGCATAGACTAACCTTAGCTGATTACATTCTATGCAATTAGCTGTTTTTCTTTTAATCGTCGTCATGTGTTAAAACTTTAAAGAAAAATGAGAGTTGACCGTAAAAGACAAATACCCATTTCCAATCAAAGCCAAATAGATTGCCGATACCATATGCAATGAAAAATCCGAAAGAGCAAAGGACGATTGCGAATATTAATTTTAATAAAAACATAATTTTAAAGTGTAATAATTTCTACTTCTGTTTTAGGTGTTCCATCTGTGTAGACTTTCAAAGCTTCGGTTAAGCAAATGCAGCTATCATCTTTCCAATAGACAGTGTTTAAAGCGTCACAAACGAATTTTATTAAATTGTCTATGTCAGGTCGAGCAGTATGATAAATCGGTGCTGTAGCCTTTAAAACCGTGCTGTTCTTTCCTGTTCCAAAGTGTGACTTTGGCCGTGGGAAACTGAAAGTAATTTTTAGATGGATCGGTTGATCGAGTGGGGCAGGTGGGGCATTCTTTTTGACTTGCCAAAGGAAGTCGCTTTTGTCATTCTTGCTAGGGTCGTAATTGAAACCTTTCCCCATCCTGTGACGTTTTAAGGCTTTCGGTTCCCCTAGTACTTCAAAGCTAATCATATTTCAAAATCAAAAGTTCAAAGAAGTAATTCAGCCAAACTTCATCCTCCTGGGGGCCCGAAGGATCCTCAATGAGCGTTAGCTGCCCTTGTTGGAAAACTAAGTAAACGTGTCCATGTGAATGGAAATCGTAGTACATATCCTTATCGTAAGGGATATTGTTTTTTCTTGCTCTAGAAATTACTTCTCCAAGCATTTCATGTCCGTATATGTGTACATGGACATTGTCTATTGTTTTGTTATCTGACATAATTTAGAATTGTTAAGATTTTTTATTTAAGAATTTTCTTTCCAAGAACTCTGTAAATCCTAGCACTTTATCGCCTAATTTCAAGAATCTTCCAGAAGTATTTTTGATACCGAATTTTGAATGCAGATTGTCAAATTGCCTTATGCATCTTTGTGTAAAAACTTCTCCTTCGGTTTTAATCCTTTCAACTTTTTCAATTTCTGGTGCTTTCTTTTCTCCAATTGCTTTTTTGATTGCTGCAATAACGTCTGGATGATAGCCTTCGCCGATAGGATTTTCTTTAATTTCCTCTCTATGTTTAGCCAATCTCAATTGTTCATACTCATTCATTCTATCTTGGGAATATTCTTCCATCCTAGATAGTATTAATTGGCCGTCTACGCTATCATAAAACTTGCCGTAATGTCCTAGCTTCATTTTGTCAAAAAAGAGCTTTAAATCGGCTAAATTGAAGTGAGGGAAATATTTGAGTATGTAGATTGACGTTTGATTGGTTTGTGAAGCGTTCATAATCTTGCCTACATTTAGAAATTCAACCAAATCCGTGATGAATTCTTGAACCACTAAGTGAGCTACTTCGGAATCCTGTTTTCTAATTTTAGCTATTGAAGGGAGATTACTCTGGATTACTTGTTGTATACTTCGATAGTCGATCGGCAAGAGCCTGTTGATTAGCGATCCTGAACTCTCGAACTTCTTCAACTCGTTCTTGTCTTGATTGAACACCGAAATTTGATTTTGATTTTCCATTGAAATTTTTGTTTTCATTTTTTGACCATGTAATTAATCTTCTGCCCACATCGAAAACTTTTTGCATTTCGAAACGCATTTTTTTTCCATTCGAATTTTTCTCAGTCCAATACCTCCAAAAATCATTAAGTGTGTCACTGGAATATTTTTCTTTGAATGGCGCTATCTGTAATCGAAATTCTTCCAATCGATCTTCAATATTTTTTTTTGTTTGTGTGGACGAAAATTTATTTTCGGCACTAACACTATTAATAGATATATCTGTATCTTTTACTGTTTCTTTAACTATATCTATTACTGTATCTGTTACTATATCTTTAACAGCGATATTTGCGACTGTTTGCGATTTTGACGTATCGCTATTATCGCATAGCGATTTGTTGCGAGAATTAGCGATTTTTTGAGCTTCTTCAAGAGTGATTTCCTTTTTTTCAAACATCTTGTACAAATCAATATGCCATCTTTTCAAATTTCCGATCACACCGCTATTGCTTCTTTCGGACTTGGTATTCTCGTATCTTTTTAGATCTCGCTTAAGTTGCTTCTTTATTGGTTCGAATGCCATGATAAGAAGTCTTTCATTATTCTCGAATTCTGGGTTTTTATCGTTGACATAAGAGAAGATGTGCTTTATTAATTTTCCTGCTTCTTCATCCGACAATAAATCAAATTGAGACTCCCAATCAGCGTAAACCACAAATGCTTTCTTGTCCTCTGCCATTGCTACTCCTTTCTTAACTTTTCGTGCGTTTTCTCCCTTTCTTCCTGGATAACCTTTGTAAGGTTTGATATAGATTGAGTGTCGAGGAAAACCAATGACTTGATAAGTTCGTAGACTTCCGTAAAGTGTTCGTACTCCATGTACTCTGCTTTATCTTCTTTGAGCCTTACAGCTTCCCCAAGGGATTTGATTATATCTTCCGATAGTTTGTATATCTGATCTCCCTTTGATGCAATCTGTGGCTTTAAAAAGTTAGTTCCTTTGATGGAGGAATAATATCCTATTTGGATGATCTTGCCAAGTATGTGAATGGTAGCTAAGTCTCTAAAAAGATTATCCCTTTTTTGCTCTAATAATAACTTAGGTCGAGGAATTGTTATTGAATTCATGCTGACCTCCTTTTTGTCCAATCAGGTGCAGTATATCCTGCAAATGTTAACTTTTGCTTTTCCACATCGACAATTGTCAATATTGATTGGAATCTATTTTCCTTGGCTTCATTTACCTTATCCAATGCCATTTCTAGCGTCTTAAATCGAAATGGTGCAAGCTGCAGCTCGGGGCAGGTAACTTTATAAGGTTTTTCACTGTCGATTTTATCAAACCTGGTGAAAACAGGTCTTGATTTTGGTTTTACTGACATAATGATAATTCGTTTTGGATTTCCTTCATTCGGTTAGTTAATTGTTCCTTTCGGGTCATGATTATCTTGGACCCCTTAAGATTGTTTTCCCATATATCTATTAGGGAATCATGAACTACTAAAAGATCATCCTGTGTTATGTGGTTGGGGCAAACGGATACGCTAGTCCAATCCTTATTTGAAGTGCAGTCGAATTGGCTACTGGAGAACACCTTGTAAAATACATGGATGTAAGATGGGTGTATTGTTAAGTTTACCTCTCCAAATCTGAAACTAAGAGGTGATTTGATATTGTCTATCAATGGTAGAAACCTAGTCTCTATCAATTGAATTATTTCCTTGATTTCCATTTTGGTTTAATTGGAATCGGGGATCTGATAATTAAGATATACAGCGCATATCCTTATTATGTCCTCGATGTAGTCAGAAAATTGAGTTTTTGTTAAATCCTTTGTGGATGGAGTGTTAAGAATGGTTTTGAAAAATTTATGCACTAATATTGGATTACTGTATCGCTCTCTTTCCCATCCGGCTTCTATGAGAGCGATTGAGGCGTGGTGGATGATTATTGACCAATAGTAAGCATTTGCATCAATTGATCTTTTAGCCATGATTTGAAAATTCACCAAAATAAATATCAGAAGCTTTTACATATGCCTTATGAGCTTCATTCGGACAATCAAATAAACCTAAGTGCTTTTGTTTTTTTTCTACATATATTGTAGCCCTCCATTTACGTTTTGATTTTTGCCAACAGACACCTTTGTAACCAGATTTGTTTGTAGATCTTATCGTTTGGTTTTTTAGATTTTCGGAATGAAAACAAG is a genomic window containing:
- a CDS encoding RusA family crossover junction endodeoxyribonuclease gives rise to the protein MISFEVLGEPKALKRHRMGKGFNYDPSKNDKSDFLWQVKKNAPPAPLDQPIHLKITFSFPRPKSHFGTGKNSTVLKATAPIYHTARPDIDNLIKFVCDALNTVYWKDDSCICLTEALKVYTDGTPKTEVEIITL
- a CDS encoding DUF6633 family protein, producing MNASQTNQTSIYILKYFPHFNLADLKLFFDKMKLGHYGKFYDSVDGQLILSRMEEYSQDRMNEYEQLRLAKHREEIKENPIGEGYHPDVIAAIKKAIGEKKAPEIEKVERIKTEGEVFTQRCIRQFDNLHSKFGIKNTSGRFLKLGDKVLGFTEFLERKFLNKKS
- a CDS encoding DUF6291 domain-containing protein — protein: MAEDKKAFVVYADWESQFDLLSDEEAGKLIKHIFSYVNDKNPEFENNERLLIMAFEPIKKQLKRDLKRYENTKSERSNSGVIGNLKRWHIDLYKMFEKKEITLEEAQKIANSRNKSLCDNSDTSKSQTVANIAVKDIVTDTVIDIVKETVKDTDISINSVSAENKFSSTQTKKNIEDRLEEFRLQIAPFKEKYSSDTLNDFWRYWTEKNSNGKKMRFEMQKVFDVGRRLITWSKNENKNFNGKSKSNFGVQSRQERVEEVREFRIANQQALADRLSKYTTSNPE